In Nitratireductor basaltis, the following are encoded in one genomic region:
- the rbfA gene encoding 30S ribosome-binding factor RbfA translates to MPSSAPSQRQLRVGEQARHALSEMLQRGEILDPAIENTVISVSEVRMSPDLKIATAYVAPLGQQDGKAVVDALNRNARFIRGRVTPALRQMKYMPEFRFRLDTSFDNFSKIDRLLRSPEVARDLDDDDNDEGRSD, encoded by the coding sequence ATGCCCTCCTCCGCACCATCACAGCGCCAGCTGCGCGTCGGCGAACAGGCCCGACATGCACTCTCGGAAATGCTCCAGCGCGGCGAGATACTCGATCCTGCCATCGAGAATACCGTCATTTCGGTTTCCGAAGTCCGCATGTCACCGGATCTGAAGATCGCAACCGCCTATGTTGCTCCGCTCGGGCAGCAGGATGGCAAGGCTGTCGTTGATGCGCTCAACCGCAATGCCCGCTTCATTCGCGGTCGTGTCACCCCTGCCCTGCGGCAAATGAAATACATGCCGGAATTCCGTTTCCGGCTCGATACAAGCTTTGACAATTTCTCCAAGATCGACCGCCTGTTGCGCTCGCCGGAAGTGGCGCGCGACCTGGACGACGATGACAATGATGAGGGTCGGTCGGAC